One window of the Eucalyptus grandis isolate ANBG69807.140 chromosome 6, ASM1654582v1, whole genome shotgun sequence genome contains the following:
- the LOC104448998 gene encoding phosphatidylinositol/phosphatidylcholine transfer protein SFH6 isoform X1: MSGSLERGYEGISDALEEKRELKWELESFEEDRRTRMGSLKKKAINVSHKFRRSLSVKRKGHRKSDSQVIYSLVEDVRDVEEQKIVDEFRQALISDGFLPPRHDNYHMLLRFLKARKFDIQKARHMWAEMIQWRKDFGTDTILESSTMLDPLFFSFFQDFQFRERNEVLQYYPQAYHGVDKDGRPIYIERLGKVNPDKLMQVTTIDRYVRYHVQEFEKTVAFKFPACSVAAKKHIDSSTTILDVKGVGLKNFTKQARELIMQLQKIDSDYYPETLSRMFIINAAPGFKLLWNTVKSFLDPTTISKIHVLGNKYRSKLLEVIDASELPEFLGGSCTCADQGGCMRSEKGPWKDPNILKIVLDGQALPDRHTTMGRNINEDVASCDTMVCPLINDGTAAATASGAEVDDIASPRAERSSIVPDVTAFSEEAKMTSNRTSVGNLSGYDESSPMIDEAVDQDSGNTDSLSGGAFPVPGIDERGGGTYTCVHPVLVACFMLVLAFVRSVAYHLIEKVSGSMFNPTRHNPQSVMDPVEESHLPSTGAKHKEGDLPSSIWKRLDELEKKVEMQNERPAAIPREKEELLNTAICRVDALEAELIATKKALFESLMRQEEIIAYIDAAKYKQKKCW, encoded by the exons ATGTCCGGCTCGCTCGAGCGTG GTTATGAGGGGATATCCGATGCCcttgaggaaaagagagaactaAAATGGGAACTTGAAAGTTTTGAAGAGGACCGGCGAACAAGGATGGGAAGTctgaaaaagaaagcaatcaatgTGTCTCACAAGTTCAGACGGTCTCTCTCTGTCAAGAGAAAGGGCCATAGGAAAAGCGACAGCCAAGTTATATACTCCTTAGTCGAGGATGTCCGGGATGTTGAGGAGCAAAAGATTGTTGATGAATTTCGGCAGGCACTGATTTCAGATGGGTTTCTACCTCCAAGACACGACAATTATCATATGCTTTTGAG atTTCTGAAAGCAAGGAAATTTGACATTCAGAAAGCAAGACATATGTGGGCTGAAATGATTCAATGGAGGAAGGACTTTGGCACTGACACGATTTTGGAG TCTTCTACGATGCTggaccccctttttttttctttttttcaggaTTTTCAGTtcagagagagaaatgaagttCTTCAGTACTACCCTCAGGCATATCATGGGGTAGATAAAGATGGAAGACCTATTTATATCGAGAGACTCGGGAAAGTCAATCCTGACAAGCTTATGCAAGTGACTACTATTGATCGCTATGTTAGATACCATGTTCAAGAGTTTGAGAAAACTGTTGCCTTTAAGTTCCCAGCTTGCTCTGTTGCTGCAAAGAAGCACATAGATTCTAGTACAACCATTTTGGATGTTAAGGGTGTG GGTCTTAAGAACTTTACAAAACAAGCACGTGAACTCATCATGCAGCTACAGAAGATTGACAGTGATTACTACCCTGAA ACGCTCTCCAGAATGTTCATCATTAATGCTGCTCCTGGTTTCAAGCTTCTCTGGAACACAGTGAAGTCTTTTCTTGATCCCACAACGATTTCAAAGATTCAT GTTCTTGGTAACAAATATCGAAGTAAATTACTTGAAGTAATTGATGCAAG TGAGTTGCCAGAATTTCTTGGTGGTAGCTGCACTTGTGCTGACCAGGGTGGCTGCATGAGATCGGAGAAGGGTCCATGGAAAGACCCCAACATACTAAAG ATAGTGCTTGATGGCCAAGCACTACCGGACAGACATACAACGATGGGCAGGAACATCAATGAGGATGTTGCTTCTTGTGATACCATGGTCTGTCCCCTG ATCAATGATGGTACGGCAGCTGCAACAGCATCAGGAGCTGAGGTGGATGATATTGCTTCTCCGAGAGCAGAAAGGAGCTCTATTGTCCCAGATGTGACTGCTTTCTCTGAAGAA GCAAAGATGACAAGCAACAGAACTTCTGTGGGTAACTTATCTGGATACGATGAAAGTAGTCCTATGATTGATGAGGCTGTAGACCAGGATTCAGGGAATACAGACAGCCTTTCTGGAG GGGCGTTTCCTGTGCCTGGCATTGATGAACGTGGAGGAGGAACCTATACTTGTGTCCATCCTGTGCTAGTGGCCTGCTTTATGCTTGTCCTGGCTTTTGTCCGTTCAGTTGCATACCATTTGATCGAGAAGGTCAGCGGCTCTATGTTCAATCCCACTCGTCATAATCCTCAATCTGTCATGGATCCTGTTGAGGAGTCCCATCTGCCTTCAACTGGTGCTAAGCATAAAGAGGGGGATCTTCCCTCATCTATTTGGAAAAGGCTGGATGAACTTGAAAAGAAGGTagaaatgcaaaatgaaagGCCTGCTGCAATTCCACGTGAGAAGGAAGAGTTGCTGAATACTGCTATTTGCCGCGTAGATGCATTAGAGGCAGAGCTAATCGCCACTAAAAAG GCGCTATTTGAATCTTTGATGAGGCAAGAAGAAATTATTGCATACATCGATGCGGCCAAATATAAG CAGAAGAAGTGCTGGTAA
- the LOC104448998 gene encoding phosphatidylinositol/phosphatidylcholine transfer protein SFH6 isoform X2 — translation MSGSLERGYEGISDALEEKRELKWELESFEEDRRTRMGSLKKKAINVSHKFRRSLSVKRKGHRKSDSQVIYSLVEDVRDVEEQKIVDEFRQALISDGFLPPRHDNYHMLLRFLKARKFDIQKARHMWAEMIQWRKDFGTDTILESSTMLDPLFFSFFQDFQFRERNEVLQYYPQAYHGVDKDGRPIYIERLGKVNPDKLMQVTTIDRYVRYHVQEFEKTVAFKFPACSVAAKKHIDSSTTILDVKGVGLKNFTKQARELIMQLQKIDSDYYPETLSRMFIINAAPGFKLLWNTVKSFLDPTTISKIHVLGNKYRSKLLEVIDASELPEFLGGSCTCADQGGCMRSEKGPWKDPNILKIVLDGQALPDRHTTMGRNINEDVASCDTMVCPLINDGTAAATASGAEVDDIASPRAERSSIVPDVTAFSEEAKMTSNRTSVGNLSGYDESSPMIDEAVDQDSGNTDSLSGGAFPVPGIDERGGGTYTCVHPVLVACFMLVLAFVRSVAYHLIEKVSGSMFNPTRHNPQSVMDPVEESHLPSTGAKHKEGDLPSSIWKRLDELEKKVEMQNERPAAIPREKEELLNTAICRVDALEAELIATKKALFESLMRQEEIIAYIDAAKYKKKCW, via the exons ATGTCCGGCTCGCTCGAGCGTG GTTATGAGGGGATATCCGATGCCcttgaggaaaagagagaactaAAATGGGAACTTGAAAGTTTTGAAGAGGACCGGCGAACAAGGATGGGAAGTctgaaaaagaaagcaatcaatgTGTCTCACAAGTTCAGACGGTCTCTCTCTGTCAAGAGAAAGGGCCATAGGAAAAGCGACAGCCAAGTTATATACTCCTTAGTCGAGGATGTCCGGGATGTTGAGGAGCAAAAGATTGTTGATGAATTTCGGCAGGCACTGATTTCAGATGGGTTTCTACCTCCAAGACACGACAATTATCATATGCTTTTGAG atTTCTGAAAGCAAGGAAATTTGACATTCAGAAAGCAAGACATATGTGGGCTGAAATGATTCAATGGAGGAAGGACTTTGGCACTGACACGATTTTGGAG TCTTCTACGATGCTggaccccctttttttttctttttttcaggaTTTTCAGTtcagagagagaaatgaagttCTTCAGTACTACCCTCAGGCATATCATGGGGTAGATAAAGATGGAAGACCTATTTATATCGAGAGACTCGGGAAAGTCAATCCTGACAAGCTTATGCAAGTGACTACTATTGATCGCTATGTTAGATACCATGTTCAAGAGTTTGAGAAAACTGTTGCCTTTAAGTTCCCAGCTTGCTCTGTTGCTGCAAAGAAGCACATAGATTCTAGTACAACCATTTTGGATGTTAAGGGTGTG GGTCTTAAGAACTTTACAAAACAAGCACGTGAACTCATCATGCAGCTACAGAAGATTGACAGTGATTACTACCCTGAA ACGCTCTCCAGAATGTTCATCATTAATGCTGCTCCTGGTTTCAAGCTTCTCTGGAACACAGTGAAGTCTTTTCTTGATCCCACAACGATTTCAAAGATTCAT GTTCTTGGTAACAAATATCGAAGTAAATTACTTGAAGTAATTGATGCAAG TGAGTTGCCAGAATTTCTTGGTGGTAGCTGCACTTGTGCTGACCAGGGTGGCTGCATGAGATCGGAGAAGGGTCCATGGAAAGACCCCAACATACTAAAG ATAGTGCTTGATGGCCAAGCACTACCGGACAGACATACAACGATGGGCAGGAACATCAATGAGGATGTTGCTTCTTGTGATACCATGGTCTGTCCCCTG ATCAATGATGGTACGGCAGCTGCAACAGCATCAGGAGCTGAGGTGGATGATATTGCTTCTCCGAGAGCAGAAAGGAGCTCTATTGTCCCAGATGTGACTGCTTTCTCTGAAGAA GCAAAGATGACAAGCAACAGAACTTCTGTGGGTAACTTATCTGGATACGATGAAAGTAGTCCTATGATTGATGAGGCTGTAGACCAGGATTCAGGGAATACAGACAGCCTTTCTGGAG GGGCGTTTCCTGTGCCTGGCATTGATGAACGTGGAGGAGGAACCTATACTTGTGTCCATCCTGTGCTAGTGGCCTGCTTTATGCTTGTCCTGGCTTTTGTCCGTTCAGTTGCATACCATTTGATCGAGAAGGTCAGCGGCTCTATGTTCAATCCCACTCGTCATAATCCTCAATCTGTCATGGATCCTGTTGAGGAGTCCCATCTGCCTTCAACTGGTGCTAAGCATAAAGAGGGGGATCTTCCCTCATCTATTTGGAAAAGGCTGGATGAACTTGAAAAGAAGGTagaaatgcaaaatgaaagGCCTGCTGCAATTCCACGTGAGAAGGAAGAGTTGCTGAATACTGCTATTTGCCGCGTAGATGCATTAGAGGCAGAGCTAATCGCCACTAAAAAG GCGCTATTTGAATCTTTGATGAGGCAAGAAGAAATTATTGCATACATCGATGCGGCCAAATATAAG AAGAAGTGCTGGTAA
- the LOC104449001 gene encoding heavy metal-associated isoprenylated plant protein 2, whose protein sequence is MAHFPMRFSAPSDTAVLFPALRCSVSVSSESEQLLTALSLLQKTIVSVELLCSKCRLKVMKLVATIEGITSIVLDPSKNTVTVIGEADPAKIIKKVRKFRKSAHFVSIGPPKEDKKDEKKDVVIPQTPKTCQRCDIWYVVAEDGFYNYCSIL, encoded by the coding sequence ATGGCTCATTTTCCTATGCGATTCTCTGCTCCCTCTGACACAGCAGTACTTTTTCCAGCTCTTAGATGCTCTGTTTCTGTGAGCTCAGAGTCTGAGCAACTTCTGACCGCACTTTCTCTGTTGCAGAAAACAATAGTGTCAGTGGAGCTGCTGTGTTCAAAGTGCAGGCTCAAGGTTATGAAGTTGGTGGCCACCATTGAAGGCATTACTTCTATTGTCCTTGACCCGTCCAAGAACACTGTGACAGTGATTGGTGAAGCTGATCCTGCAAAGATCATAAAGAAAGTGAGGAAGTTCAGGAAGTCTGCACACTTTGTGAGCATCGGCCCTccaaaagaagacaagaaagatgaaaagaaggaTGTGGTGATTCCTCAGACACCCAAGACTTGTCAAAGATGTGATATTTGGTATGTTGTTGCAGAAGATGGCTTCTACAACTACTGTTCCATACTGTAA
- the LOC104448998 gene encoding phosphatidylinositol/phosphatidylcholine transfer protein SFH6 isoform X3 — protein MSGSLERGYEGISDALEEKRELKWELESFEEDRRTRMGSLKKKAINVSHKFRRSLSVKRKGHRKSDSQVIYSLVEDVRDVEEQKIVDEFRQALISDGFLPPRHDNYHMLLRFLKARKFDIQKARHMWAEMIQWRKDFGTDTILEDFQFRERNEVLQYYPQAYHGVDKDGRPIYIERLGKVNPDKLMQVTTIDRYVRYHVQEFEKTVAFKFPACSVAAKKHIDSSTTILDVKGVGLKNFTKQARELIMQLQKIDSDYYPETLSRMFIINAAPGFKLLWNTVKSFLDPTTISKIHVLGNKYRSKLLEVIDASELPEFLGGSCTCADQGGCMRSEKGPWKDPNILKIVLDGQALPDRHTTMGRNINEDVASCDTMVCPLINDGTAAATASGAEVDDIASPRAERSSIVPDVTAFSEEAKMTSNRTSVGNLSGYDESSPMIDEAVDQDSGNTDSLSGGAFPVPGIDERGGGTYTCVHPVLVACFMLVLAFVRSVAYHLIEKVSGSMFNPTRHNPQSVMDPVEESHLPSTGAKHKEGDLPSSIWKRLDELEKKVEMQNERPAAIPREKEELLNTAICRVDALEAELIATKKALFESLMRQEEIIAYIDAAKYKQKKCW, from the exons ATGTCCGGCTCGCTCGAGCGTG GTTATGAGGGGATATCCGATGCCcttgaggaaaagagagaactaAAATGGGAACTTGAAAGTTTTGAAGAGGACCGGCGAACAAGGATGGGAAGTctgaaaaagaaagcaatcaatgTGTCTCACAAGTTCAGACGGTCTCTCTCTGTCAAGAGAAAGGGCCATAGGAAAAGCGACAGCCAAGTTATATACTCCTTAGTCGAGGATGTCCGGGATGTTGAGGAGCAAAAGATTGTTGATGAATTTCGGCAGGCACTGATTTCAGATGGGTTTCTACCTCCAAGACACGACAATTATCATATGCTTTTGAG atTTCTGAAAGCAAGGAAATTTGACATTCAGAAAGCAAGACATATGTGGGCTGAAATGATTCAATGGAGGAAGGACTTTGGCACTGACACGATTTTGGAG gaTTTTCAGTtcagagagagaaatgaagttCTTCAGTACTACCCTCAGGCATATCATGGGGTAGATAAAGATGGAAGACCTATTTATATCGAGAGACTCGGGAAAGTCAATCCTGACAAGCTTATGCAAGTGACTACTATTGATCGCTATGTTAGATACCATGTTCAAGAGTTTGAGAAAACTGTTGCCTTTAAGTTCCCAGCTTGCTCTGTTGCTGCAAAGAAGCACATAGATTCTAGTACAACCATTTTGGATGTTAAGGGTGTG GGTCTTAAGAACTTTACAAAACAAGCACGTGAACTCATCATGCAGCTACAGAAGATTGACAGTGATTACTACCCTGAA ACGCTCTCCAGAATGTTCATCATTAATGCTGCTCCTGGTTTCAAGCTTCTCTGGAACACAGTGAAGTCTTTTCTTGATCCCACAACGATTTCAAAGATTCAT GTTCTTGGTAACAAATATCGAAGTAAATTACTTGAAGTAATTGATGCAAG TGAGTTGCCAGAATTTCTTGGTGGTAGCTGCACTTGTGCTGACCAGGGTGGCTGCATGAGATCGGAGAAGGGTCCATGGAAAGACCCCAACATACTAAAG ATAGTGCTTGATGGCCAAGCACTACCGGACAGACATACAACGATGGGCAGGAACATCAATGAGGATGTTGCTTCTTGTGATACCATGGTCTGTCCCCTG ATCAATGATGGTACGGCAGCTGCAACAGCATCAGGAGCTGAGGTGGATGATATTGCTTCTCCGAGAGCAGAAAGGAGCTCTATTGTCCCAGATGTGACTGCTTTCTCTGAAGAA GCAAAGATGACAAGCAACAGAACTTCTGTGGGTAACTTATCTGGATACGATGAAAGTAGTCCTATGATTGATGAGGCTGTAGACCAGGATTCAGGGAATACAGACAGCCTTTCTGGAG GGGCGTTTCCTGTGCCTGGCATTGATGAACGTGGAGGAGGAACCTATACTTGTGTCCATCCTGTGCTAGTGGCCTGCTTTATGCTTGTCCTGGCTTTTGTCCGTTCAGTTGCATACCATTTGATCGAGAAGGTCAGCGGCTCTATGTTCAATCCCACTCGTCATAATCCTCAATCTGTCATGGATCCTGTTGAGGAGTCCCATCTGCCTTCAACTGGTGCTAAGCATAAAGAGGGGGATCTTCCCTCATCTATTTGGAAAAGGCTGGATGAACTTGAAAAGAAGGTagaaatgcaaaatgaaagGCCTGCTGCAATTCCACGTGAGAAGGAAGAGTTGCTGAATACTGCTATTTGCCGCGTAGATGCATTAGAGGCAGAGCTAATCGCCACTAAAAAG GCGCTATTTGAATCTTTGATGAGGCAAGAAGAAATTATTGCATACATCGATGCGGCCAAATATAAG CAGAAGAAGTGCTGGTAA
- the LOC104448999 gene encoding inositol-pentakisphosphate 2-kinase, with the protein MDLILEEKDAADWVYRGEGAANIVLTYTGSAPTFVGKVLRIRKAPENGTQSSNGILSFSNHERLLWKDFEELVQSPTKEIAAQKYVQHVITPLLGSKHVDAGIRVLVSTEFLEEIEINIKSHRPDWRIDAAKVDTLNKYALLISDHSLFPHGILKGNACISVEIKPKCGFLPFSKYIARQNAIKRSTTRFKMHQVLKFREKQIPNLSEYDPLDLFSGSKERILVALKALCNNPQNNFRVFLNNSLILGGFGGAVDNSTSTTAEALEDVLKYVIKEDDGLQTTSFLELLTETVYKSGVLDRLLDVQKLDNYDIEGAIHAYYNFISQPCSVCRELGEDKVSPISTLLHALPLNESLEIVKKFLIAATAKDCSLIFCFRRREDGGSDSSYDRVYLESTNQVFDYKVHFIDLDLKPLEKMEYYYKLDQKIVSAYTEALQNGQGTVNNHTVKM; encoded by the exons ATGGACCTGATTCTGGAGGAAAAGGACGCGGCCGATTGGGTTTACAGAGGCGAAGGAGCTGCGAACATCGTCCTCACTTACACTGGATCCGCTCCCACTTTC GTCGGAAAAGTTTTGCGGATTCGAAAGGCTCCCGAAAATGGAACGCAAAGTTCCAATGGTATTTTGAGCTTTTCCAATCATGAACGTCTCTTGTGGAAGGATTTTGAGGAACTCGTACAGTCCCCAACAAAAGAAATTGCGGCCCAAAAATATGTACAGCATGTGATTACCCCGTTGTTGGGTTCAAAACATGTAGATGCTGGG ATTCGAGTCCTTGTCTCTACGGAATTTCTTGaggaaattgaaataaatattaAGAGTCATCGTCCTGACTGGCGCATTGATGCTGCCAAGGTTGATACACTTAACAAATATGCACTTCTAATTTCTGACCATTCCCTTTTTCCTCATG GTATCTTGAAAGGCAATGCCTGCATATCCGTAGAGATAAAG CCCAAATGTGGATTTCTACCATTCTCCAAATACATTGCCAGGCAGAATGCAATCAAGAGGAGCACTACTCGTTTTAAAATGCACCAAGTCCTGAAGTTCCGTGAAAAACAG ATACCAAATCTAAGTGAATATGATCCATTGGATCTGTTCTCTGGATCCAAGGAAAGAATACTTGTAGCTTTGAAAGCTTTGTGCAACAACCCACAGAACAATTTCCGTGTTTTCTTGAATAATTCTCTCATTTTGGGTGGGTTCGGTGGTGCTGTAGATAATTCTACTTCCACAACTGCTGAAGCACTTGAAGATGTACTTAAATATGTCATCAAAGAAGATGATGGTTTACAGACTACAAGTTTTCTTGAGCTTCTCACTGAGACAGTTTATAAATCAGGAGTATTGGACCGTCTTCTTGATGTTCAGAAGCTCGATAATTATGATATAGAAGGAGCAATTCATGCATACTATAATTTTATATCTCAACCTTGTTCAGTATGTAGAGAGTTGGGTGAAGACAAAGTGTCACCGATATCTACCCTTTTGCATGCACTTCCTCTCAATGAGAGCTTGGAGATCGTGAAAAAATTTTTGATAGCTGCAACTGCAAAAGATTGcagtttaattttttgtttcagaCGAAGAGAAGATGGTGGTTCAGATTCTTCATATGACAGGGTTTACCTAGAGTCAACTAACCAAGTGtttgattataag GTGCATTTCATTGACCTGGATTtgaagcctttggagaagatggAGTACTACTATAAACTGGATCAGAAGATTGTGAGTGCCTACACTGAGGCCCTGCAAAATGGACAAGGAACAGTGAACAATCATACTGTCAAAATGTAG